CCCGTAGCCTTCGACCGTCTCCGGGCCACCGAGCCTGTCCACGGCCGCCGTTGCGAGCCGCCCGCCCAGGTCTGCGCCCCACTCGGTGAGCAGCGACAGGTCCTCCTGCCACTCACCGGCGTAGGGGTTGTCGATCACGGCCGCCGCGGCCGCCTTCGTGACCGGGTCGGCGAGCGCTCGCTCGCCGTCGCGGTAGGTCGTCGATTCGATCACCGTCTGCGTTCTGATCGTTGGGTCGGTCATGACTGGTCGATGGTCGCGGTCGTCTTCGCGGGGGCGGTGTTCCGGCTCCCGTCGACCAGGACGTCCCCGTCGACGAGTACGGCGTCGATCGCCGGGTAGGTGCCGGCGTCCAGTGCCTCGAGCGCCGTCTCGGCCTGACTCCCCTTCGGCGGTCCCATCAGCGTCAGGTCCGCCGGTCGGCCAGTCTCGATCCGGCCGGTGTCGAGGCCGTGGTGTCGGGCCGTGGTGCCGGTGGCGAGACAGAGGATCTCCTCGGGGGCGACCTCGGTCATCCCACAGAGCGTCGCGGCCTCCAGCAGGACGCCCAGCGGGGTCACGCCCGTTCCAGAGGGGGTGTCGGTGCCCAGCTGGACGCGGTCGAGTTCGTCCCGGTCGGCGGCCATCTCCAGCACGTCGACGGCGACGCGCTGGTTGCCCGCCAGCACCAGGTCGAGGACGATGTCGGTCTCGGTGACCAGTTTCGCCACCTCGTCGTCGGGGACGGGCGTCGGGCCGCCGTTGACGTGGGCGGCGATATCGGGGCCGACGTCGACGAACATCTCGGCGTCGGTCGACTTCACGCCGGGGAGGCTCGTGCCGCCGCAGTGCATCAGGACGATCATGTC
Above is a genomic segment from Halorientalis sp. LT38 containing:
- a CDS encoding amidohydrolase family protein, with translation MSTLVTNLGRVVTGRLEEPVIDVESVYLEDGEIRELGATTTTADETIDASGLTLTPGLIDSHVHPVFGDYTPRQRTLGWCESYLHGGITSMISNGEPHLPGRPDDVESAKSLATLARKSLANERPGGVKVRGGTLILDGEMTEADVEDVHQEGVERLKFLMPVEDRERARNLVAWGHERDMIVLMHCGGTSLPGVKSTDAEMFVDVGPDIAAHVNGGPTPVPDDEVAKLVTETDIVLDLVLAGNQRVAVDVLEMAADRDELDRVQLGTDTPSGTGVTPLGVLLEAATLCGMTEVAPEEILCLATGTTARHHGLDTGRIETGRPADLTLMGPPKGSQAETALEALDAGTYPAIDAVLVDGDVLVDGSRNTAPAKTTATIDQS